In Diorhabda sublineata isolate icDioSubl1.1 chromosome 4, icDioSubl1.1, whole genome shotgun sequence, a single window of DNA contains:
- the LOC130443218 gene encoding uncharacterized protein LOC130443218 isoform X3, with protein sequence MEYGGEYHKGLQTVRALHQTVVALRAALEESKTEILELKSKVWPIDSVQEAFEILSLENQSLKRKLLEAELKKTEDNGHNKEELNKFDAVEDETGSNQESSTTTPRSLLNDDVGEPKIKKVTIVTPKVSPKRTRNIEARISIKSETTSPRNVSRSLESLTILKSPLDKLSFSKTFSFSNLSSQINREFNVDINEDMSNKNTEQYNNSVDEQDGDSSPQNDQDQTEEVDDIELIFTTDDTKDSDFKEQLVSIDAREGVAQTSNQLQLPLSEMDQSLSDREEMEDDVFNDNFENENQENSNFQSFDMKRDNSQLCDSRSDNSINQEKSLKSYYSLQDSSFENRSLEKDESFDRFEERIRIVETDISKCGIHDVEYVVGRRNTCPNPLQYKPLLHREALSKGLGPTRKTRPILTHSNAIRKDSGAQTDISALPGSYWRSESSLANKARLGENFTTLPSKLPLPGSRLRLSEKTVEARRVLLSDIGFTSMVPELSRSADHLFPPTLRPTGGVAPIYGQFLKTTDLYSPAYTSQKFTWSATTASPSEGSQSHSHYNSMYPLTSLPIPSRRCSAPVSPSRRGLLKHTPSKVRFANGSLPELRSDWTTIDSGDSTDSLVEEAENYLRRSIDCIIGRENSSSSYSVSRPKTGVRRASAPEPSGDNVPPPGWLPFLPRVSRDLKLDNWVKVITSEGRVKGGRVRYIGPVHSQTEQFVGVQLSCPDGYCDGTYNNRRYFQCEPYHGIFVPFKKVIMGWRP encoded by the exons atggaatATGGAGGGGAGTATCACAAAGGATTACAAACAGTAAGAGCGCTGCATCAAACAGTTGTTGCATTGAGGGCTGCTCTAGAAGAAAGTAAAACtgaaatattggaattgaaAAGCAAAGTATGGCCTATAGATTCCGTTCAAGAAGCTTTTGAAATACTGTCATTGGAAAATCAGAGTTTGaaacgaaaattattagaagccgagttgaaaaaaactgaagataaTGGGCATAATAAggaagaattaaataaatttgacgCCGTAGAag aCGAAACCGGTTCTAATCAAGAAAGTTCAACAACAACCCCTAGAAGTTTGTTGAATGATGATGTAGGAgaaccaaaaattaaaaaagtgacAATAGTAACACCAAAAGTAAGTCCAAAAAGAACCCGTAACATAGAAGCCAGGATATCTATAAAATCGGAAACGACCAGTCCCAGAAATGTATCCAGATCATTAGAAAGTCTAACAATACTGAAATCTCCTTTAGataaattgtcattttcaaaaaccttcagtttttctaatttatccAGTCAAATAAATCGCGAATTCAACGTAGATATAAATGAAGACATGAGTAACAAGAATACTGAACAGTATAATAACAGTGTGGATGAGCAAGATGGAGATTCGAGTCCTCAAAATGATCAGGATCAAACTGAAGAAGTCGATGATATCGAACTGATATTTACTACAGACGATACCAAAGATTCAGATTTTAAG GAGCAACTGGTTTCCATAGATGCCAGAGAGGGAGTGGCTCAAACGTCTAATCAATTGCAATTACCTTTAAGCGAAATGGATCAAAGTCTTTCGGATCGCGAGGAAATGGAAGACGACGTGTTCAAcgataatttcgaaaatgagaatcaagaaaattcaaattttcaatcgtTCGATATGAAAAGAGATAATTCACAATTGTGCGATTCTAG ATCTGATAATTCGATTAATCAAGAAAAGAGcttaaaaagttattattctTTACAAGATTCTAGTTTTGAGAACAGATCTTTGGAAAAGGATGAAAGTTTCGATAGATTTGAGGAGAGGATTCGAATTGTGGAGACTGATATTTCTAAATGTGGGATACACGACGTAGAATATGTCGTAGGAAGACGAAATACTTGTCCTAATCCGTTGCAGTACAAACCACTCTTACACAG GGAAGCCCTTTCGAAAGGTTTAGGTCCTACTAGAAAAACAAGACCGATTTTGACGCATTCCAACGCCATTAGGAAAGATTCTGGAGCTCAAACTGATATTTCTGCCCTTCCCGGGTCTTATTGGAGATCAGAAAGTAGTTTAGCAAACAAG gCAAGATTAGGTGAAAATTTCACTACTTTACCTTCGAAATTACCACTACCGGGTTCTCGGTTACGTCTATCCGAAAAAACTGTCGAAGCTCGACGTGTTTTACTATCAGACATCGGTTTTACCAGTATGGTACCTGAACTATCTCGATCAGCGGATCATTTATTTCCACCGACTCTGAGACCAACAGGCGGAGTGGCGCCTATTTACGGACAATTTCTTAAAACCACCGATCTTTATTCTCCAGCTTATACG tcGCAGAAGTTCACTTGGAGTGCGACAACCGCTTCCCCGAGCGAAGGCAGTCAGTCTCATTCCCATTACAACAGTATGTACCCGTTGACGTCGCTTCCGATACCATCAAGAAGATGCTCGGCTCCGGTATCTCCATCTAGAAGAGGCTTGTTGAAACACACGCCTTCCAAAGTCAGATTTGCTAATGGTTCGTTGCCGGAATTGAGAAGCGATTGGACCACTATCGACAGCGGAGATTCCACAGATAGTTTAGTAGAAGAAGCCGAGAATTATCTGCGGAGATCTATCGATTGTATCATAGGCAGAGAAAATTCTTCTTCAAGTTAcag TGTTTCTAGGCCTAAAACGGGTGTAAGACGTGCATCTGCTCCTGAACCGTCTGGTGACAACGTTCCTCCTCCAGGATGGTTACCGTTTTTACCAAGAGTTTCCAGGGACCTAAAGTTGGACAATTGGGTGAAAGTTATTACGTCGGAGGGAAGAGTTAAAGGCGGTAGGGTGAGGTATATAGGACCTGTTCATTCCCAAACCGAACAGTTTGTTGGAGTACAGTTGAGCTGTCCGGATGGGTACTGTGATGGAACTTATAATAATAGGAGATATTTTCAATG tgAGCCGTATCATGGTATATTCGTTCCTTTCAAGAAGGTAATAATGGGCTGGCGTCCATAG